In a genomic window of Burkholderiales bacterium:
- the pstS gene encoding phosphate ABC transporter substrate-binding protein PstS: MRFVSTKQLLAAALLAVAPLAQAADLTGAGASFPAPVYAKWAEAYAKATGNRVNYQSIGSSGGIRQIKARTVDFGASDAPLSPQELDKDGLVQFPTVIGGVVPVVNVPGIKPGEIRLNGQVLGDIYLGKIVNWNDKAIAELNPGKQLPNQAIGVVRRADGSGTTFIFTNYLSKVNPEWKQKVGEGQSVQWPVGLGGKGNEGVAAFVSRVPGSIGYVEYAYARQNKLAHTLMQNAAGAYVSPSDSAFKAAAAGADWSKSAFYEILTNQQGKESWPISGATFILLHKNAEKAQQTAEVLKFFNWAYENGDKLALDLDYVPMPDTVVKLVRGAWAAGIRDGSGKSLWAAAK; encoded by the coding sequence ATGCGTTTCGTCTCTACGAAACAGTTACTTGCGGCTGCCTTGCTGGCGGTCGCGCCGCTTGCGCAAGCGGCTGACCTCACGGGCGCCGGCGCCTCCTTCCCGGCGCCCGTTTACGCGAAATGGGCCGAGGCCTACGCGAAGGCGACCGGCAACCGCGTCAACTACCAGTCGATCGGCTCGTCGGGCGGAATCCGGCAGATCAAGGCGAGAACGGTCGACTTCGGCGCGTCCGACGCGCCGCTCAGCCCGCAGGAGCTCGACAAGGACGGTCTCGTGCAGTTCCCGACCGTCATCGGCGGCGTCGTACCGGTCGTTAACGTCCCGGGTATCAAACCGGGCGAGATCCGCCTGAACGGCCAGGTCCTCGGCGACATCTACCTCGGCAAGATCGTGAACTGGAACGACAAGGCGATCGCCGAGCTGAATCCCGGCAAGCAGCTTCCCAACCAGGCGATCGGCGTGGTGCGCCGCGCCGACGGCTCGGGCACGACGTTCATCTTCACCAACTACCTCTCCAAGGTGAACCCCGAGTGGAAGCAGAAAGTCGGCGAAGGCCAGTCGGTGCAGTGGCCGGTGGGTCTCGGCGGCAAGGGCAACGAAGGCGTCGCGGCGTTCGTGTCGCGTGTCCCGGGCTCGATCGGCTACGTCGAATACGCGTATGCCAGGCAGAACAAGCTCGCGCACACCCTGATGCAGAACGCCGCCGGCGCTTACGTCAGCCCGAGCGACAGCGCGTTCAAGGCCGCCGCCGCGGGCGCCGACTGGAGCAAGTCCGCTTTCTACGAGATCCTGACGAATCAGCAGGGCAAGGAGAGCTGGCCGATCAGCGGCGCGACGTTCATCCTGCTCCACAAGAACGCCGAGAAGGCGCAGCAGACCGCGGAAGTGCTCAAGTTCTTCAACTGGGCCTACGAAAACGGCGACAAGCTCGCGCTGGATCTCGACTACGTGCCGATGCCCGACACCGTCGTGAAGCTCGTGCGAGGCGCATGGGCGGCCGGCATCAGGGACGGCTCGGGCAAATCATTGTGGGCGGCCGCTAAATAA